The proteins below come from a single Cryptococcus gattii WM276 chromosome D, complete sequence genomic window:
- a CDS encoding meiotic recombination-related protein, putative (Similar to TIGR gene model, INSD accession AAW43041.1): protein MRVTKTILYTFLAVAATSDAKLFGKDKPAYEDWSLDKSIAFLKEQGVAIKDSATLPEIQKQVAAHADAAAKWGAGSAGAAQGYFEGVSEKLLSTWTESQLREWLLEQGIVSPSSGREELLVKAKQHLSAASTAVYGQPTAQAASSVSSAANQYYTAAVNQAAQASSTVQRAFDDAKDYIFSTWDDNQLRTWLEEHNVVSTPEPTGRAALLNNVRVAYLKITDPFYEAWSTSRIHEWLVEHGIVHPEPTAREKLLELMKDNYYDAKDTAYSKWSDSQMRDWLISEGVISTEAAELKREKYEKLLDEHYTRAKSTVWSGWYDSEIRNYLVQHGYIKSDYEAKRDELIDLISNKYHGATSAPYLAWPDARLRAQLRSYGIDDTKFTGRQSLLHEVRIHYVQSQNKVEQILAAIRETISHGVEFAEDKLSNVLEILTASKLTAEEKLDRAYASVSSVYQAAVTSASSAANAYASSASSVASVASVSAIASASSASAAAESAAYSISSSLYSKASAASKAAAKSANSPALTSSASAASKSASSYAHYASSSAASVASSVSHAASLAAHSASLSASSASKAASLSAASATKAAAESSASLSRSLSSAYSVASKSAFSVSAVAASSASSASKSAASYSSSLSSISASASKSAKGEL, encoded by the exons ATGAGAGTAACAAAGACCATTCTCTACACGTTTCTCGCAGTGGCGGCTACCTCAGATGCCAAACTCTTTGGCAAGGACAAGC CCGCATACGAAGACTGGTCACTCGACAAATCTATCGCGTTCTTGAAAGAACAAGGAGTGGCCATCAAGGACTCTGCAACTCTTCCGGAGATTCAAAAGCAGGTCGCTGCTCATGCTGATGCTGCCGCCAAG TGGGGTGCGGGCTCTGCTGGAGCCGCCCAGGGTTACTTTGAGGGCGTCAGCGAAAAGTTGCTCAGCACCTGGACTGAGAGCCAGTTGAGAGAATGGTTGCTGGAACAGGGAATTGTGTCCCCATCCTCCGGAAGGGAAGAGCTCCTCGTCAAAGCTAAGCAACA TCTTTCTGCCGCATCCACTGCTGTCTATGGCCAACCCACCGCCCAAGCGGCATCTTCCGTTTCCTCTGCGGCCAACCAATACTATACCGCTGCTGTCAATCAGGCTGCTCAAGCTTCTTCCACAGTCCAAAGGGCCTTTGACGACGCCAAGGACTATATTTTCTCCACCTGGGACGACAACCAGCTCCGAACATGGCTCGAAGAACACAATGTTGTCTCCACTCCCGAGCCTACTGGACGTGCTGCTCTTCTCAACAACGTCCGGGTCGCTTATTTGAAGATTACCGACCCCTTTTACGAGGCTTGGTCCACTAGCCGAATTCATGAATGGCTTGTTGAGCATGGTATCGTCCACCCCGAGCCTACAGCTAGGGAGAAGCTTTTGGAACTCATGAAGGATAACTATTACGATGCCAAGGACACTGCCTACTCCAAATGGTCTGACAGTCAAATGAGGGATTGGTTGATCTCTGAAGGTGTCAT CAGCACCGAGGCTGCTGAACTCAAGAGAGAAAAGTACGAGAAACTTTTGGATGAGCACTACACTCGAGCAAAGTCTACTGTCTGGAGTGGCTGGTACGACTCTGAGATCCGAAACTACCTCGTTCAACACGGTTACATCAAGTCCGACTATGAGGCCAAGCGTGATGAGCTTATCGACCTTATCAGCAACAAGTACCATGGCGCCACTTCTGCTCCTTACCTCGCTTGGCCTGATGCACGACTCCGTGCTCAGTTGAGAAGCTATGGTATTGACGACACTAAATTCACCGGCCGtcaatctcttctccacGAGGTTCGAA TTCACTACGTCCAGTCTCAAAACAAGGTTGAACAGATCCTTGCTGCCATCCGAGAGACTATCAGCCACGGTGTCGAGTTTGCCGAGGACAAGCTTTCCAACGTCCTTGAG ATCCTTACTGCTTCCAAGTTGACCGCTGAGGAGAAGCTCGACAGGGCTTACGCCTCTGTCTCTTCTGTCTATCAGGCAGCCGTCACATCTGCTAGCTCTGCAGCCAATGCCTACGCCTCTAGCGCCTCTTCCGTTGCTTCCGTCGCTTCTGTCAGCGCAATCGCCTCGGCATCTAGCGCTTCTGCTGCCGCCGAATCTGCCGCCTATTCCATCTCTAGCAGCCTCTACTCTAAGGCATCTGCCGCTTCCAAGGCCGCCGCCAAGTCTGCCAACAGCCCCGCCTTGACCAGCTCTGCTTCTGCTGCCAGCAAGTCTGCTTCCAGTTACGCTCATTAcgcctcttcctctgctgCTTCCGTCGCTTCATCTGTCTCTCACGCTGCATCTCTTGCAGCCCACTCCGCTTCCCTTTCCGCCTCTTCTGCCTCCAAGGCTGCTTCCCTGTCTGCCGCGTCTGCCACCAAGGCTGCTGCTGAATCTTCTGCCAGTCTCTCTAGAAGCTTGAGCAGTGCCTATTCCGTGGCTAGCAAGAGTGCTTTTAGTGTCAGTGCTGTTGCTGCTAGCAGCGCATCTTCTGCCAGCAAGAGTGCCGCTTCctactcttcttccctcaGCAGTATCAGCGCGTCTGCTAGCAAGAGCGCCAAAGGCGAGCTCTAA
- a CDS encoding uncharacterized protein (Similar to TIGR gene model, INSD accession AAW43109.1) → MASILRLSAQKAPMAFARSFSVSAVKMDLVQDLYINQLKSYKPAAKAADAHVGSVRSFAAPKAPSAPSLPTDLASELSKFDATEPTIGGSAPKTVASSEAGESVEEYLAFLEKDLPKADAHH, encoded by the exons ATGGCCTCCATCCTCCGTCTCAGC GCCCAGAAGGCTCCCATGGCTTTTGCCCGATCTTTCTCCGTCTCTGCCGTCAAGATGG ACTTGGTCCAGGACCTCTATATCAACCAGTTGAAGTCCTACAAGCCTGCTGCCAAG GCCGCTGATGCCCACGTCGGCTCTGTCCGCAGCTTCGCTGCCCCCAAGGCTCCTTCCGctccctctcttcccacCGACCTCGCTTCCGAGCTCTCCAAGTTCGACGCTACGGAGCCCACTATCGGCGGTTCTGCTCCCAAGACTGTCGCTTCTTCCGAAGCCGGTGAGAGCGTTGAGGAGTACCTTGCTTTCCTCGAGAAGGACCTTCCCAAGGCCGACGCTCACCACTAG
- a CDS encoding ubiquinone metabolism-related protein, putative (Similar to TIGR gene model, INSD accession AAW43107.1) — protein sequence MPVIIRSNNIPRIVACRRLVYRTLVSHAYSPPPRSSSSKSPSDSEISKSSIEATTETPGNLTEEQRKLVERIIRVDHAGELGANWIYRGQKWAMDVKGDSKTARQVEEMWENERHHLKTLSLLSAQHRARPTLLYPVWQTMAFALGAGTGLMSKEAAMACTEAVETVIGEHYDDQLRELESMLNPPKDAGPSAQPHPSVPLMASILREFRDDELEHLDIAVEEGAQKAPGHSLLSAIVGEGCKLAIKVCQKI from the exons ATGCCGGTCATCATAAGATCTAACAACATTCCACGAATTGTCGCTTGCAGGCGTCTTGTGTACCGTACTCTTGTCTCCCACGCCTACTCGCCCCCTCCTCGATCCTCGTCTTCCAAGTCACCGTCTGACTCAGAGATCTCCAAGAGTTCCATTGAGGCGACCACTGAGACACCTGGAAACCTCACGGAAGAGCAGAGGAAGCTTGTTGAACGGATAATAAGAGTTGATCATGCGGGAGAATTAGGAGCCAACTGGATCTACAGAGGTCAGAAGTGGGCGATGGACGTCAAGGGAGATTCCAAAACTGCTCGTCAGGTTGAA GAAATGTGGGAGAACGAACGACATCACCTTAAAACTCTTTCATTACTTTCAGCTCAGCATCGTGCTCGACCAACTCTTCTCTATCCGGTCTGGCAAACCATGGCGTTCGCTCTTGGTGCTGGTACTGGCTTGATGAGTAAAGAAGCTGCTATGGCATGTACAGAGGCGGTTGAGACTGTTATTGGAGAACATTATGATGA CCAGCTTCGCGAGCTCGAAAGTATGCTCAACCCTCCAAAAGATGCGGGCCCATCCGCCCAGCCCCACCCCTCTGTACCTTTGATGGCTTCAATACTCCGAGAGTTCCGTGATGATGAGCTTGAGCACTTGGACATTGCCGTTGAGGAAGGTGCGCAAAAAGCGCCGGGACATAGTTTGCTAAGTGCTATTGTGGGAGAAGGCTGTAAATTAGCGATTAAAGTCTGTCAGAAGATCTAA
- a CDS encoding uncharacterized protein (Similar to TIGR gene model, INSD accession AAW43043.1) has translation MSTEDLLRDKFYLRTGHQGAHGHEFLEFEYSYGRIRYANNSNYRNDSLIRKEMFVSPAVVEELKRIVRESEITKEDDVSWPRKNVVGKQELEVRIDKEHISFETAKIGALAEVNDSSDPDGLRVFYYLIQDLKCFIFALIQMHFKIKPIQS, from the exons ATGTCAACAGAAGACCTTTTGCGAGACAAATTCTACCTTCG CACTGGTCACCAAGGTGCACATGGACACGAGTTCCTTGAGTTTGAATACTCCTATG GACGTATTCGCTATGCCAACAACTCCAACTACCGAAATGACAGCCTTATCCGAAAAGAGA TGTTCGTCTCTCCTGCCGTTGTCGAGGAATTGAAGAGAATTGTTCGGGAGAGTGAAATCACAAA agaagatgatgtgTCATGGCCTAGGAAGAACGTCGTTGGAAAGCAAGAACTTGAAGTCAGAATAGATAAGGAACATATCTCATTCGAA ACCGCTAAGATTGGTGCTCTTGCGGAAGTGAACGACTCCAGTGATCCTGATGGATTACGAGTATTTTACTACTTGATCCAGGATCTTAAA TGTTTTATTTTTGCACTCATTCAAATGCACTTCAAGATCAAGCCTA TCCAGTCCTAA
- a CDS encoding uncharacterized protein (Similar to TIGR gene model, INSD accession AAW42984.1) — protein MAGPGFHPHPPSLLHRGLAKALGASMWFFIFYRARQDGPALIGLRHPWDGHGHGHGDEGHH, from the exons ATGGCAGGCCCAG GATTCCATCCTCACCccccttcccttcttcaccgCGGTCTCGCAAAGGCTCTCGGCGCCAGCATGTGGTTCTTCATCTTTTACCGTGCTAG ACAAGACGGCCCCGCTCTCATT GGTCTTAGACATCCCTGGGACGGACACGGACACGGACACGGTGACGAGGGTCACCACTAG
- a CDS encoding ubiquitin-specific protease, putative (Similar to TIGR gene model, INSD accession AAW42987.1), whose translation MADDPSGWSLTESDPQVFTQLLKDLGVKGLQVDDLYSLDAETLATLKPIHALIFLFKYVAPDAESSQESAGVEVDPLDNGVWFANQVINNSCGTLAALNAVMNIKPQQSVHEDESIQLGSELENLREFGAGMQSLDLGHVLSSSDHIREVHNSFSKSSPFSMDPSAFPEREKEDAYHFVAYLPVNDILYELDGLRRSPIMHAPVEDDWLSTARETIEQRIATYPAGSLMFNLLCVRSAAIPRLERLLNDPSTPAEQKFILQDQLEHECNKSQKGAMENSLRRHNLLPVVFQLFKSLGESGMAAKAVEDARTKGKERRERMQAKDEAK comes from the exons ATGGCAGACGATCCTTCAGGCTGGTCACTTACAGAGTCAGACCCTCAGGTGTTTACCCAGCTCCTCAAGGATTTGGGCGTAAAGGGATTGCAAGTA GACGACTTGTACTCCCTCGATGCCGAAACGCTTGCTACCCTAAAGCCTATTCACGCCCttatcttcctcttcaaaTACGTTGCACCAGATGCAGAGTCCTCTCAGGAAAGTGCTGGTGTTGAGGTTGATCCTTTAGATAATGGTGTATGGTTTGCCAATCAG GTTATCAACAACAGCTGTGGAACTCTTGCGGCTCTTAATGCT GTCATGAACATCAAGCCTCAACAATCAGTTCACGAAGATGAATCCATTCAACTCGGG AGTGAACTTGAAAACCTCCGAGAATTTGGTGCGGGCATGCAGTCCCTCGA TCTCGGCCACGTTCTTTCCTCGTCTGATCACATCCGTGAGGTCCACAACTCATTCTCCAAatcctctcctttttctATGGACCCTTCAGCCTTCCcagaaagagaaaaggaggatGCCTATCATTTCGTTGCCTACTTGCCTGTCAATGATATCTTGTACGAGCTGGACGGCTTGAGAAGGTCTCCTATCATGCACGCTCCTGTTGAGGATGACTGGCTCAGTACCGCTagggaaacgattgaaCAGAGAATTGCAACCTATCCTGCTGGATCT CTCATGTTCAACCTTCTCTGTGTCCGGTCTGCTGCCATTCCCCGACTTGAACGGCTCCTCAACGACCCCTCAACCCCCGCCGAGCAAAAGTTTATCCTCCAAGATCAACTCGAACACGAATGCAACAAGTCACAAAAGGGGGCCATGGAAAATTCTTTGAGAAGACACAACTTGCTCCCTGTCGTTTTTCAACTGTTCAAGTCATTGGGCGAAAGTGGTATGGCCG CCAAGGCTGTCGAGGACGCTCGAAcaaagggaaaagaaaggCGGGAAAGAATGCAGGCCAAGGACGAGGCCAAGTAA
- a CDS encoding flap endonuclease, putative (Similar to TIGR gene model, INSD accession AAW43099.1), with amino-acid sequence MGIKGLTGLLSENAPKCMKDHEMKTLFGRKVAIDASMSIYQFLIAVRQQDGQMLMNESGDVTSHLMGFFYRTIRMVDHGIKPCYIFDGKPPELKGSVLAKRFARREEAKEGEEEAKETGTAEDVDKLARRQVRVTREHNEECKKLLSLMGIPVVTAPGEAEAQCAELARAGKVYAAGSEDMDTLTFHSPILLRHLTFSEAKKMPISEIHLDVALRDLEMSMDQFIELCILLGCDYLEPCKGIGPKTALKLMREHGTLGKVVEHIRGKMAEKAEEIKAAADEEAEAEAEAEKYDSDPENEEGGETMINSDGEEVPAPSKPKSPKKKAPAKKKKIASSGMQIPEFWPWEEAKQLFLKPDVVNGDDLVLEWKQPDTEGLVEFLCRDKGFNEDRVRAGAAKLSKMLAAKQQGRLDGFFTVKPKEPAAKDAGKGKGKDTKGEKRKAEEKGAAKKKTKK; translated from the exons ATGGGTATCAAAG GTCTTACCGGTCTGCTGAGTGAAAACGCTCCCAAATGTATGAAGGACCATGAAATGAAGACT TTATTTGGAAGAAAGGTCGCTATTGATGCGTCCATGTCTATTTACCAGTTCCTTATTGCTGTTAGACAACAAGACGGTCAAATGCTGATGAACGAAAGTGGAGACGTGACGAG TCACCTGATGGGTTTCTTTTACCGAACTATAAGAATGGTAGACCATGGTATCAAACCGTGTTATATCTTTGACGGTAAACCGCCAGAGCTCAAGGGCTCAGTC CTCGCTAAACGTTTCGCTCGCCGAGAAGAAGCTaaagaaggtgaagaagaagcaaaggAGACTGGTACAGCCGAAGATGTTGACAAGCTTGCCCGAAGACAAGTGCGAGTGACGCGTGAACACAACGAAGAGTGTAAAAAACTTTTGAGTTTGATGGGTATCCCCGTTGTCACC GCGCCTGGCGAAGCCGAAGCACAGTGTGCAGAACTTGCTCGAGCTGGCAAGGTCTATGCAGCTGGTTCAGAGGATATGGATACtctcaccttccactctCCTATTCTTTTGCGACACTTGACTTTTAGCGAGGCTAAGAAGATGCCTATTTCGGAAATCCATCTTGACGTTGCCCTTCGAGATCTTGAAATGTCGATGGATCAA TTCATTGAATTATGTATCCTCCTTGGTTGCGATTATCTTGAGCCATGTAAGGGAATAGGACCCAAGACCGCTCTCAAACTCATGCGCGAGCATGGTACCCTTGGCAAGGTTGTAGAACACATCCGGGGAAAGATGGCCGAAAAGGCTGAAGAAATTAAGGCCGCCGCGGACGAGGAAGCTGAGGCAGAAGCAGAAGCCGAAAAATACGACTCTGATCCGGAAAACGAGGAGGGAGGGGAAACGATGATCAACTCGGATGGGGAAGAGGTCCCGGCACCTTCAAAACCCAAAAGTCCGAAGAAAAAGGCGCcagcgaagaagaagaagattgcGAGCTCTGGTATGCAAATTCCAGAGTTCTGGCCATGGGAGGAAGCGAAGCAGTTATTTTTGAAGCCTGATGTTGTCAATGGAGATGATTTGGTTTTGGAATGGAAGCAACCTGATACAGAAGGCTTGGTGGAGTTCTTGTGCAGAGACAAGGGATTCAA TGAGGACAGAGTACGTGCGGGTGCTGCAAAGCTCTCCAAGATGCTCGCTGCTAAGCAGCAAGGTCGTTTGGACGGGTTTTTCACGGTAAAGCCCAAGGAGCCCGCGGCGAAGGACGCTGGGAAGGGTAAAGGAAAAGATACGAAGGGAGAGAAACGAAAGGCGGAGGAAAAGGGCGCTGCGAAAAAGAAAACTAAGAAGTAG
- a CDS encoding dolichyl-phosphate-mannose-protein mannosyltransferase, putative (Similar to TIGR gene model, INSD accession AAW42985.1) — translation MSLAPRKRRTDRNESPSLPVRSYSDDDKQRTPKPPLSAPSLRNEYIISWSTATALTIAACVVRFWRIAHPDQVVFDEVHFGSFAAQYIKREYYFDVHPPLAKMLNGLAAWVVGFDGNFRFDQIGDSYTDAGVPYVGMRNFCAILGSLTIPVVYAIMRESGYPVGIAAFSAALIVFDNGHITQTRLILLDAALVLFMALSLFCYIKFHQYRYQEFSRAWWGWLLATGFWLACTLGCKMVGLFTFVTVGAAVLWDLWEILDIKKGHSMSYWTKHFVYRAIGLIIVPFFIYLSFFWVHFKILKFSGPGDTFMSPAFQETLQGNELLMNAQEIRYYDTITVRHKDTKQYLHSHDERYPLRYDDGRISSQGQQVTCYPHNDTNNHWQVIPTKEIPESGRGRIVRHNDVIQLKHINTQTLLLTHDVASPLMPTNQEFTTVSPDNEERRNDTLFKMVLNDAHDGEAWKTLSGHFRLIHVPTKVALWTHPKALPEWAFGQQEVNGNKNSAERSTLWFVNDIVEDGQGFDFKNRTVQVEPKAVKKRAFIKKWFELQVLMLQHNAGLTSTHPYQSTPIEWPFCLSGISFWTRNEGQQQIYMVGNLLGWWICAVTVSVYVGVVAADMLARRRGIHPIEDGVRNRLYRNTGFFLGAWAFHYFPFYLMSRQRFLHHYLPAHLASVLVAGSVMNFILIEAVNYPISIAGPTTRLRPAVRAKLNKPAKMVIAGLLIIVIGVYLFLSPLTYGQSMTGEEVNRRKLLSTWSLHFEAKKTHSLDE, via the exons ATGTCTCTAGCCCCTCGCAAGAGGCGCACGGACAGGAATGAGTCCCCATCTCTCCCCGTGAGGTCTTACAGTGATGACGACAAG CAACGCACTCCCAAACCACCTCTTTCAGCACCTTCTCTGCGCAATGAGTACATCATATCGTGGTCAACAGCAACGGCCTTGACCATCGCAGCCTGCGTCGTCCGATTTTGGCGCATCGCCCACCCGGACCAAGTCGTCTTTGATGAAGTCCATTTTGGATCCTTTGCAGCTCAATACATCAAGAGGGAGTACTACTTTGATGTTCACCCACCGCTGGCAAAGATGTTGAATGGTCTGGCGGCTTGGGTTGTAGGATTTGATGGAAACTTTCGGTTTGATCAAATTGGTGACAGCTATACAGATGCTGGT GTCCCCTACGTTGGGATGAGAAACTTCTGCGCGATCCTCGGATCCCTCACGATCCCCGTTGTCTACGCCATCATGCGAGAATCTGGCTATCCTGTCGGCATTGCTGCCTTTTCTGCGGCTCTGATTGTATTTGACAACGGTCACATCACCCAGACCCGACTTATTCTCCTTGACGCTGCTCTCGTTCTTTTCATGGCCCTTTCCCTGTTCTGTTACATCAAGTTCCACCAATACAGATACCAAGAATTTTCCCGGGCTTGGTGGGGATGGTTGCTTGCCACTGGATTCTGGCTGGCTTGTACCTTGGGATGCAAGATGGTGGGCTTGTTCACCTTTGTGACCGTTGGCGCCGCTGTTCTTTGGGACTTGTGGGAAATTTTGGACATCAAAAAGGGACATTCTATG TCTTACTGGACCAAGCATTTCGTTTACCGTGCCATAGGACTGATAATCGTACCATTCTTCATTTACTTGTCTTTCTTCTGGGTGCACTTCAAGATCCTCAAGTTTTCCGGTCCCGGTGACACTTTCATGAGCCCTGCTTTCCAGGAAACCCTGCAAGGGAATGAGCTGCTCATGAACGCTCAAG AAATCCGATACTACGATACTATCACCGTACGTCACAAGGATACGAAGCAATACCTCCACTCGCACGATGAACGATATCCCTTGAGATATGATGATGGCCGTATCAGTTCTCAAGGCCAGCAAGTCACCTGCTATCCCCACAACGACACAAACAACCACTGGCAAGTCATCCCTACCAAGGAAATCCCCGAATCTGGTCGTGGCAGGATCGTGCGACACAACGACGTCATTCAACTGAAGCACATCAACACCCAAACTCTTTTGCTTACGCACGATGTGGCTTCACCACTTATGCCGACCAACCAAGAGTTCACGACTGTTTCTCCCGACAAcgaagagagaagaaatgaTACCTTGTTCAAGATGGTACTCAACGACGCTCATGATGGCGAAGCGTGGAAGACTCTGTCTGGGCATTTTAGGCTTATCCACGTACCTACCAAGGTCGCTCTTTGGACACACCCTAAAGCGCTTCCTGAATGGGCATTCGGACAGCAGGAGGTGAACGGAAACAAGAATTCGGCTGAACGCTCGACTCTTTGGTTCGTCAATGATATCGTGGAAGATGGGCAGGGTTTCGACTTCAAGAACCGCACGGTCCAGGTCGAGCCCAAAGCTGTCAAGAAGCGTGCATTCATCAAGAAGTGGTTTGAGCTCCAAGTTCTTATGCTCCAGCATAATGCGGGCCTTACTTCCACTCATCCTTATCAATCTACACCCATCGAATGGCCGTTTTGCTTGAGTGGTATCAGTTTCTGGACACGTAATGAGGGTCAACAACAGATTTATATGGTTGGAAACCTTTTAGGTTGGTGGATCTGTGCTGTGACGGTGTCCGTCTACGTCGGTGTTGTCGCCGCGGATATGCTTGCGAGGAGGCGAGGCATACATCCTATCGAAGATG GTGTACGAAACCGTTTGTACCGCAACACTGGATTCTTCCTCGGGGCCTGGGCGTTCCATTACTTTCCATTCTATCTCATGAGTCGACAACGTTTCTTGCACCACTACCTTCCTGCTCATCTTGCTTCCGTCCTCGTTGCCGGATCGGTGATGAACTTTATCCTCATTGAGGCTGTCAACTACCCCATCAGTATTGCCGGTCCGACCACAAGATTGCGGCCTGCAGTGCGTGCCAAACTGAACAAGCCAGCTAAAATGGTGATTGCTGGTTTGTTGATCATTGTAATTGGAGTGTATCTCTTCCTGAGTCCATTGACATATGGGCAGTC GATGACGGGAGAAGAGGTGAATCGAAGAAAATTGTTAAGCACTTGGTCATTACACTTTGAGGCCAAGAAGACGCATTCGCTGGATGAGTGA
- a CDS encoding homocitrate synthase, putative (Similar to TIGR gene model, INSD accession AAW43101.1): MCPPADESINNGADQEMVAIETNTPHISSSSASQVNGAAGTAQAQPPAVKTHKGLYGRASDFLSNTSNWKIIESTLREGEQFANAFFTLETKIKIAKMLDEFGVEYIELTSPAASPESRAHCEAICNLGLKRTKILTHIRCHMDDARLAVETGVDGVDVVIGTSSFLREHSHGKDMTWITKTAIEVIEFVKSKGIEIRFSSEDSFRSELVDLLSIYRTVDKIGVNRVGVADTVGCADARQVYELVRTLRGVVSCDIETHFHNDTGCAIANAYAALEAGATHVDTSILGIGERNGITPLGGLIARMMVADPEYVKSKYNLSMLRELENFVAEAVEVQVPFNNYITGFCAFTHKAGIHAKAILANPSTYEILNPADFGMTRYVSIGHRLTGWNAVKSRVEQLNLKLNDEQVKDATAKIKELADVRTQSMEDVDMILRIYHTGIQSGDLKVGQSAVLDRLLEKHMPSRDNSPSARSVNADGTPAKRQRVEEPSA; this comes from the exons ATGTGCCCTCCCGCAGACGAGTCCATCAACAATGGCGCCGACCAGGAAATGGTCGCCATCGAAACCAACACCCCTCacatctcctcttcctccgcCAGCCAAGTCAACGGCGCCGCTGGTACCGCCCAGGCTCAGCCCCCTGCCGTCAAGACCCACAAGGGCTTGTATGGCCGTGCTTCCGACTTCTTAAGCAACACTTCCAACTGGAAG ATCATTGAGTCCACATTGCGAGAAGGAGAGCAGTTCGCCAATGCTTTCTTCACTCTCGAGACCAAGATTAAGATCGCCAAGAT GCTTGATGAGTTCGGTGTCGAGTACATTGAGCTTACTTCTCCTGCTGCCTCTCCCGAATCCCGTGCCCATTGTGAGGCCATCTGCAACCTTGGTTTGAAGAGGACCAAGATTTTAACCCACATTCGATGCCACATGGACGATGCCCGATTGGCTGTGGAGACTGGTGTTGACGGTGTTGACGTTGTCATCGgtacttcttctttcttgaGGGAGCACTCTCACGGTAAGGACATGACTTGGATTACCAAGAC CGCTATCGAGGTTATTGAGTTCGTCAAGTCCAAGGGTATTGAGATCCGATTCTCCTCTGAAGACTCTTTCCGATCCGAACTCGTCGATTTGCTCTCCATTTACCGAACCGTGGACAAGATTGGTGTTAACCGAGTTGGTGTTGCCGACACTGTTGGTTGTGCCGATGCTCGACAGGTCTACGAACTCGTGAGGACATTGCGAGGCGTTGTCAGCTGTGACATTGAAACTCACTTCCACAACGACACTGGTTGTG CTATCGCCAACGCCTACGCTGCTCTTGAGGCCGGTGCTACCCACGTCGACACCTCTATC CTCGGTATTGGCGAGCGAAATGGTATCACCCCTCTTGGTGGTCTCATTGCCCGAATGATGGTTGCCGACCCTGAATACGTTAAGAGCAAGTACAACCTCTCTATGCTCCGAGAGCTCGAAAATTTCGTTGCCGAAGCCGTTGAGGTTCAGGTCCCTTT CAACAACTACATCACTGGTTTCTGTGCCTTCACCCACAAGGCTGGTATTCATGCCAAGGCCATCCTTGCTAACCCTTCCACCTACGAGATCCTCAACCCCGCCGACTTCGGTATGACTCGATACGTCTCTATCGGTCACCGATTGACCGGTTGGAACGCCGTTAAGAGCCGAGTCGAGCAACTCAATCTTAAGCTTAACGACGAACAG GTCAAGGACGCTACTGCCAAGATCAAGGAGCTCGCCGACGTTCGAACACAATCTATGGAGGACGTCGACATGATCCTCCGTATTTACCACACTGGTATCCAGAGTGGTGACCTTAAGGTCGGCCAGTCCGCCGTCCTCGACCGATTGCTCGAGAAGCACATGCCCTCAAGAGATAACTCTCCCAGCGCCAGGTCCGTCAACGCTGACGGTACTCCCGCCAAGCGTCAGCGAGTTGAAGAGCCTTCTGCTTAG